The following are from one region of the Alicyclobacillus fastidiosus genome:
- a CDS encoding Jag N-terminal domain-containing protein translates to MKRLVVTGRSVEEAVTSALVKLGVPRSQAQVRVISEPVKGLFGFLGSKDAEVEVSVPQSPVENARDFVETILAHMGVSGKVSLTRDEETDAEYLVSIESDEEVLPFVIGRHGSTLDSLQYLVNIVANREHDGFVKFSVDAGEYRKRRRESLRRAADHAADRAVRTGRPVSMDAMSTADRKWVHTYLQTRTDVTTLSEGEEPYRKVRIAPKRNSYKS, encoded by the coding sequence GGAAGCCGTGACGTCGGCGCTCGTCAAATTGGGCGTGCCGAGATCGCAGGCTCAGGTGCGCGTGATTTCCGAGCCTGTAAAAGGGTTGTTTGGATTTCTCGGCAGCAAGGACGCCGAGGTGGAAGTGAGCGTGCCGCAAAGCCCGGTGGAGAATGCAAGGGATTTTGTCGAGACGATTCTGGCGCACATGGGCGTCTCCGGTAAGGTGTCTTTGACGCGGGATGAGGAGACGGACGCCGAGTACCTCGTGAGTATTGAGAGCGATGAGGAAGTGTTGCCGTTTGTCATCGGGCGGCACGGATCTACACTCGATTCGTTGCAGTACCTCGTAAATATCGTCGCGAATCGGGAACACGATGGATTCGTCAAATTCTCGGTGGACGCCGGTGAGTACCGTAAACGGCGCAGGGAGAGTCTGCGCCGGGCGGCGGATCACGCGGCGGATCGCGCAGTACGGACTGGCCGCCCCGTTTCAATGGATGCGATGTCGACGGCGGACAGGAAATGGGTACACACGTATCTACAGACGAGAACGGACGTGACCACGCTGAGCGAAGGTGAAGAGCCGTATCGCAAAGTCAGGATCGCGCCCAAGCGAAACTCTTACAAGTCGTAG